In Epinephelus lanceolatus isolate andai-2023 chromosome 13, ASM4190304v1, whole genome shotgun sequence, the following are encoded in one genomic region:
- the LOC117250767 gene encoding ribonucleoside-diphosphate reductase subunit M2 produces MLSARSPLSVKDENGVISQVNNMSLDKENTPPSLNTTRILASKTARKIFDDAAPKAVKKSSSREKEEEPLLKENPRRFVIFPIQYHDIWQMYKKAEASFWTAEEVDLSKDLLHWESLKDEERYFISHVLAFFAASDGIVNENLVERFTQEVQVTEARCFYGFQIAMENIHSEMYSLLINTYIKEPKEREYLFNAIETLPCVKKKADWAINWIGNKSAKYGERVVAFAAVEGIFFSGSFAAIFWLKKRGLMPGLTFSNELISRDEGLHCDFACLMFKHLVNKPSAETVTKIIKNAVEIEQEFLTDALPVKLIGMNCDLMNQYIEFVADRLMLELGFTKIYRAENPFDFMENISLEGKTNFFEKRVGEYQRMGVMSGTTDNTFRLDADF; encoded by the exons GCTCTCCTCTTTCCGTCAAGGATGAAAACGGCGTCATCAGTCAGGTCAACAACATGTCGCTGGACAAAGAAAACACG CCTCCGAGTCTGAACACGACCCGGATCTTGGCGTCTAAAACCGCGCGGAAAATCTTCGACGACGCTGCG CCCAAAGCAGtgaagaagagcagcagcagggagaaagaggaggagccTCTGCTGAAGGAAAACCCTCGTCGCTTTGTCATCTTCCCCATCCAGTACCACGACATCTGGCAGATGTACAAGAAGGCTGAGGCGTCTTTCTGGACCGCTGAGGAG gtgGATCTGTCGAAGGACCTGCTGCACTGGGAGTCTCTGAAGGACGAGGAGAGGTACTTCATCTCTCACGTGTTGGCTTTCTTTGCCGCCAGCGACGGCATCGTCAACGAGAATCTG GTGGAGCGCTTCACACAGGAAGTGCAGGTGACGGAGGCCAGGTGTTTCTATGGTTTCCAGATCGCCATGGAGAACATCCACTCAGAGATGTACAGCCTCCTCATCAACACCTACATCAAGGAGCCCAAAGAGAG AGAATACCTGTTCAACGCCATCGAGACTCTGCCGTGTGTGAAGAAGAAGGCTGACTGGGCGATCAACTGGATCGGCAACAAGAGCGCCAAATATG GTGAGCGTGTGGTGGCTTTCGCCGCCGTGGAGGGAATCTTCTTCTCTGGTTCCTTTGCTGCGATCTTCTGGCTGAAGAAGAGAGGCCTGATGCCCGGCCTGACCTTCTCCAACGAGCTCATCAGCAGAGACGAG GGTCTGCACTGTGACTTCGCCTGTCTGATGTTCAAACACCTGGTGAACAAACCGTCGGCAGAAACCGTCACCAAGATCATCAAGAACGCCGTGGAGATCGAGCAG GAGTTCCTGACGGACGCTCTGCCGGTGAAGCTGATCGGGATGAACTGTGACCTGATGAATCAGTACATCGAGTTTGTAGCCGACAGACTGATGCTGGAGCTTGGCTTCACAAAG atCTACCGGGCGGAGAACCCCTTCGACTTCATGGAGAACATCTCTCTGGAGGGAAAGACCAACTTCTTTGAGAAGCGTGTGGGCGAGTACCAGAGGATGGGCGTGATGTCTGGCACCACAGACAACACCTTCAGGCTGGACGCCGACTTCTGA